The DNA sequence AGGAAGAGATTGCACAAGTAGCTTCAATTTCTGCTAATAATGACAGTTATATAGGGGAGAAAATTGCTGAGGCAATGGACAAAGTTGGAAAAGATGGGGTTATAACAGTCGAGGAGTCAAAAACTTTTGATACTACGATTTCTTATGTTGAGGGTATGCAATTTGACAGAGGATATCTTTCACCTTATTTTTCCACCAATAAAGAGAACATGAGCGTTAATTTTGATGATGCTTTCATATTGATATATGAGAAAAAGATCAGCTCTATTAAAGAACTTTTGCCAGTTCTTGAGAAAGTTTTAGGAACAAATAAACCTTTATTAATTATTGCTGAAGATATTGAAGGAGATGCTCTTGCTGCTCTTGTTTTAAACAGTGTTAGGGGAGCTTTAAAGGTTTGTGCTATTAAATCGCCTGGTTTTGGTGATAGACGAAAAGCGATGCTTGAAGACATTGCAGTGTTGACTGGCGGTGTTTTAATCAGTGAAGAGCTAGGTCTTACTCTTGAGACGGTTGAGATTGAGCAACTTGGGCAGGCTAAAACTATTAAGGTGGATAAAGACAATACTACTATTATTAATACTGGTAATAAGGAACAAATAAAGGAGCGTTCAGAGCTTATTAAAAAGCAAATTGAAGAATCAACATCTGAATATGATAAGGAAAAGCTTCAAGAGCGCCTTGCAAAGCTTGTTGGCGGCGTTGCTGTTATTAATGTTGGAGCTGTTACTGAGGTAGAGCTTAAAGAGAAAAAGCATAGAGTTGAAGATGCTCTTTCTGCAACTCGTGCTGCTGTTGAAGAGGGTGTTGTTCCTGGTGGTGGATCAACTCTTATTGAAGTTGCCATGTATCTAGATACAATAGATACAAGTAAATTGAGTTATGAAGAGAAACAAGGTTTTGAGATTGTAAAAAGAAGCCTTGAAGAGCCAATGAGACAAATTATTTCAAATGCTGGTTTTGAAGGATCTATTTATATCCATCAAATTAGAACAGAGAAAAAAGGACTTGGATTTGATGCTTCTAGCTTTAAGTGGGTAAATATGATTGAGAGTGGTATAATTGATCCTGCCAAGGTTACAAGAAGTGCACTTCAAAATGCTGCTTCAATTGCGGGACTTTTATTAACAACAGAATGCGCAATCACTGACATTAAAGAAGAGAAAAGTACTTCTGGTGGTGGTGGTTACCCTATGGATCCAGGAATGGGAATGATGTAAATTAAAGTTTCACCGGTGGGATAAAAAAGTCCACTGGTGGAATATTTTATTATTTAAAGGAATTATTTTGAGTGAGGATGAATTTGTTTTTTGTATAGGCTATGATTATTCAAGAGCAATAGTAGATAGGCAGCTTTTAAAAGAAAACAAGGGTAAAAGCGTTAAGGAGCTTTTTGAGCTTGGGCTTTACAGAAGTGCTTTTAGCAAGGCTCTTTATAGAAATGACGATATTCTTATTAATTATTTAATTGAAGAATATAATAAAATAAGCAATTCTAATTATACCAAAAAAGATGATTTAAAGCTTTTATTTGGGGTAGTTTATCCTGATGATCTTAATAAGATAAAAGTAACATACATATAGTAAGGGAGGTTTTGTGTTTTTATTGCAAGAGTTTAGCGGCAATAGTAGCTTTTTCCGAAGTTTGTTAGTTTTTGTGCCTGTTATTGCTATATTTTGGTTTTTAGTGATATCCCCTCAGCGTAAGGAAGAAAAGAATAAAAAAGAGATGATAAAAAATCTAAAAAAAGGCGATAAAGTGTTAACAGTAGGTGGAATTCTAGGAGTTGTAAAAAAATTAGGCGACACGGATGTTGTTTTGGAGCTAAATTCAAATACTGAAGCAGTTTTTGTAAAAAACTCTATTGAAAAAGTTTTGTCTGAAAAAAAATAAAATTAAAAAGGT is a window from the Borreliella chilensis genome containing:
- the groEL gene encoding molecular chaperone GroEL (60 kDa chaperone family; promotes refolding of misfolded polypeptides especially under stressful conditions; forms two stacked rings of heptamers to form a barrel-shaped 14mer; ends can be capped by GroES; misfolded proteins enter the barrel where they are refolded when GroES binds; many bacteria have multiple copies of the groEL gene which are active under different environmental conditions; the B.japonicum protein in this cluster is expressed constitutively; in Rhodobacter, Corynebacterium and Rhizobium this protein is essential for growth), encoding MAKDIYFNEDARKSLLSGVEKLSNAVKVTLGPKGRNVLIDKKFGSPTVTKDGVSVAREIELENPFENMGAQLLKEVAIKTNDVAGDGTTTATVLAYAIAREGLKNVSSGINPIGIKKGIDHAVNLAAEKIRQSAKKITTKEEIAQVASISANNDSYIGEKIAEAMDKVGKDGVITVEESKTFDTTISYVEGMQFDRGYLSPYFSTNKENMSVNFDDAFILIYEKKISSIKELLPVLEKVLGTNKPLLIIAEDIEGDALAALVLNSVRGALKVCAIKSPGFGDRRKAMLEDIAVLTGGVLISEELGLTLETVEIEQLGQAKTIKVDKDNTTIINTGNKEQIKERSELIKKQIEESTSEYDKEKLQERLAKLVGGVAVINVGAVTEVELKEKKHRVEDALSATRAAVEEGVVPGGGSTLIEVAMYLDTIDTSKLSYEEKQGFEIVKRSLEEPMRQIISNAGFEGSIYIHQIRTEKKGLGFDASSFKWVNMIESGIIDPAKVTRSALQNAASIAGLLLTTECAITDIKEEKSTSGGGGYPMDPGMGMM
- a CDS encoding membrane protein, giving the protein MFLLQEFSGNSSFFRSLLVFVPVIAIFWFLVISPQRKEEKNKKEMIKNLKKGDKVLTVGGILGVVKKLGDTDVVLELNSNTEAVFVKNSIEKVLSEKK